aagttttgaataataattattatcataaagttttcaaaattttaaaaattcttacCGTTATAAAgagacaaattttgaaaattatggtcATTAGAGTAAGTTAACggtttagggaaaaaatatCTTTAGGGAAGAAGATTtgggaaaacaaaaatcatatatatgacCGTTACAGAActgtaaaaaaaaagtttcaaatatttaaaacatatagatattgaaaaataaaacagtTAATTAGAAGGATAATAACTTGAAAATTATGATTGTAAGgacaagaataaaaaaagaatatcttgattaaaataataaaaataaatagccaATATAGGGAGCGGGATGTAGACATGTAAACTACCTGAATAGCTAAATCAGAAAAAGGTGTATGGTTTAGttaaatttaactaaaattttaCGTAGCGGAATTAATAGTTCCAAGGTCAAATGATTAACCatcttttcaatttatttcCTTACTCTTATGTTGTAGTTTTCTGtaacttaatttcttttctttttttcattttacatcTATTTTGTCTAGCTAATCTTTTCTTCACCCATTTTTGTGAGTAGGTTAGTGATTTGGAACCTTACTCACTTCATCTCTAACAATGCCCCAATAATTCTGATGGAAGCAAGCATCATATCCATTTGGCTCTGATGATTTCGGGGGGCCATCTTGTGTACAGCCTTCTCTACTTATGTTTTAGTAAAAGTCTTGGAAAATTTATCATTCATCTTGACAGTAAATTTAGGTTTCATATCTTTTAGATACATATCAATGGTTTCTATTTAAGGACTAGATGAACCGAATAAAGTCTTAAAGAACATCTCAAATGCCCCTTCTATCTTAGTTGGTTCATGAATCGATCTATTTTGATTGTCGCATATCTACTTGATCAAATTCTTTCTCCTCCTATGATTAGCACACGCATGAAGATACTTTGTATTCCTTTTCCCAAACTTGAATTAGTTTTGCTTTGCCCTCTGTCTCCATTTTAAATCCTAAGCCAACATAAGACGCCACTCCTCCTGTACTTTCTTAATCTCCTCAGTATTGTGTCACCATTTTTCAGCTAGTAGCTATTTTAGACTCTcgatcttttcttttatttcctttcctctATCCTTAGCACATTGCTTACTCCATCTTAACAAGGCTTCGTTGCATTGCTCAAGCAAATTTTGTACAATGGATAATGTTTCCACCCTTCCAGAGTCCTTAATCCATTCTAGATTTCTCACGTTAAGAAAAATGGCAACCTTATGGCTCACTTACTAGAAAAAAATTCTCTTACCATTTCAAATTTGATTATAACAATAGAATATACTCCTCAGTGTATTTTTCATCCTTTATAATGCAATGATTTAAGAGTtaccctttcaaaaaaaaaaacttagataaaaattcatcatatttaaattcaatttctttattttataccAGGCCGCCCTGTCCGAGATTTTCAACGCCCAAAAATGATGGAACTTAGAGTCTTAGACCACATTCGATGACTGCTTTTACGCGATCGAAACGTAGGCTCTTACGTTAGCGAACTTTGAGATAAACTTTGATATACAAGATGGACAGCTAGGCTCTTGTATACGCGATCGCAACGTAGGGTCTTACGTTAGGAAACTGATCCCTCAGGCCCTCACGAATCCACGATCACATCCCGCGTTCGTCTCCATCTTGTATATAAACTCTGTTGGTCCACTGCCTCACTACTCCTCACACCGATCGAAAATGGCTCAAAGAGTTGGGAGGATAAAGCTGGGTTCGCAGGGTCTGGAGGTGTCGGCGCAGGGTCTGGGCTGCATGGGCATGTCCTCATTCTATGGCCCTCCCAAGCCCGAAGAAGACATGATTGCTCTCATCCACCACGCCGTCCACACTGCCGGCGTTACCTTCCTCGACACCTCCGACGTCTATGGACCTTACACAAACGAAAGCCTCCTCGGCAAGGTACTGATGCCTTTTAAGCTAAGCTAGCTACGTCCGTCCGCGCGATCCCTTTTCTTATCTTCTACATGTATTGGGTGTGGCTTGCCTGGCAGGCTCTGAAGGGAGGCGTTAGAGAGAGAGTGGAATTGGCCACAAAGTTTGGTATCAGCTATTCCAATGAGAAGAGGGAGATCCGCGGCGATCCGGCGTATGTGAGAGCCGCCTGTGAGGGCAGCTTGAAGCGCCTCGACATCGATTGCATCGATCTCTACTACCAGCACCGCATCGATACCCGCGTTCCCATTGAAGTCACGGTTCGTCCCTTTTTCGATCTCCTTAAATTTCTATGTTTTCCTCTTGTAAAAATCTAAAATCAAGATACAGTCTAAGATCTAGTGGCTGCCGCCTGCTGGCGACCGGATTTCGGTTGCCTGCCACCAGAGTTTGCCGATTTCCGAATCCGGTCAACTCCAGCGATCCTTCGGAATGGCTATCAGACTAACTGCAAAAAgtacttaaaaataattaacattagTTTTAGAATTTcctatttgaaaaattaacgcAGTGGGGTTTAGTTAGTTGTAGAACGATAGGATTATGGCATCGTGGCGTTTGATTGAACATGGTAGAAGTCACTTTTACACCACGGATAAATTCTACAAGACCAAGTAATCACTGCTCCTGATTTCATGCAAAGCTACCGTTCATGTCCGGTTAGCCATTTTATCTCAAGCGCTGCTAATTCTTTTAATCTATATTCTCTAAGATTGGAGAACTCAAGAAATTAGTAGAAGAGGGTAAAATCAAGTACATAGGTCTATCCGAGGCCTCTGCATCAACCATCAGAAGAGCACATGCTGTTCATCCAATAACAGCTGTGCAGCTAGAGTGGTCTTTGTGGTCTAGAGATGTGGAGGAGGAAATAATTCCTACTTGCAGGTGAGGCATCatttacaaatttacaatttcTTTTCAAGTTGGAGAATAATTAGAACctgtattttaaatttgtccTCCGAGTTTTTCAGGGAACTGGGCATTGGAATTGTTGCATATAGTCCTCTGGGACGAGGATTCTTTTCCTCAGGGCCCAAGTTCGTTGAAGATTTGTCTAACAGTGACTTCCGAAAGGTTTGTTGATCTACCACAAATGTTTTGTTTGTCAAGATCAGTTTTCCTGTTTCGTTTAATGAACACATGCAGTAATCAACATCAATACCAAAGTTCACTCATGCACATAGCTCTTCCTCTGTGCTTATGATATCCAAATGGTCTTCATTTTTCTAAACCAATGGTTTTAATGCCTAAAGTTTCTTTAAAATTGAGACAGGGCATGGCAGTTGTGGATGGTTATGTACTACAGAATTATGTTGAAGAATATgctctgtttattttattttattttattttttaaaaaaaaggcatATGTTCCCCAATTCCTCTATGAATCATACAGTCTTAATGCTGACATATGCATGCACTGATGCAGTTCTTACCAAGGTTTCAACCTGAAAATCTGGAGCATAACAAAAGCATATTTGAGCGTGTTAATGAAATGGCAACAAGGAAGGGATGCACCCCATCACAACTAGCACTGGCGTGGGTTCATCACCAAGGGAAGGACGTGTGCCCCATACCTGGAACCACAaagattgaaaatttcaagCAGAATATTGGAGCTCTGTCTGTGAAACTAACACCAGAAGAAATGGTGGAACTcgaatcatttgttttggaggatGCTGTTAAGGGTGAAAGATATATGGATGACTTTGCGACCTGGAAGAATTCTGAAActccaccattttcttcatggAAGGCTGTCTAAGCTCTTTCTTTCGTTGAATCTGGACTTTGTCAATGCTGTCATTGAGCTGTGTTAAGAGTTCTTGATTGGTCAGAGTTTATATATGTTCTGTTTGAATGCTTTCATATCTGATTTCAGGAAGATCAGAACAAACAATTGGTTACTTAACCGGATCCTTGTATGCAAATGTGAACTCCTATCATTATAGAGTGTGTACTCCAGAGTATTTGAGCTTAAAGTATGACATGTAAAATAATGCCTGTATCGTATACTTGTTCAGTGTCATTTACTTGTTCAGATTTTGCCCAGATTGTAAGttatattacaataaaatttCTGGTTGTATTCAATATACGAGTTTTGTGATATTTACTAAATGAGTTgtagatatatttattttaagcaATATCGCTTATGGAAGTCATTagagattaagaaaataaaactaaaaatttattaaataaatataaataataaaaaataatagaattttattattttcaagatTTGGGATGACCaatcttctatttcattttttttttcctttttatcatTCATAGTCCTACTCTAAAAGGTTTACAAAATGGTGTgaatttctaaaataattttttttttcttttttaaaaatagtggaTATCGAAACTTTAAAAAGAAATGGACCATAATTACTAATACGCC
This genomic interval from Carya illinoinensis cultivar Pawnee chromosome 2, C.illinoinensisPawnee_v1, whole genome shotgun sequence contains the following:
- the LOC122300220 gene encoding probable aldo-keto reductase 2, yielding MAQRVGRIKLGSQGLEVSAQGLGCMGMSSFYGPPKPEEDMIALIHHAVHTAGVTFLDTSDVYGPYTNESLLGKALKGGVRERVELATKFGISYSNEKREIRGDPAYVRAACEGSLKRLDIDCIDLYYQHRIDTRVPIEVTIGELKKLVEEGKIKYIGLSEASASTIRRAHAVHPITAVQLEWSLWSRDVEEEIIPTCRELGIGIVAYSPLGRGFFSSGPKFVEDLSNSDFRKFLPRFQPENLEHNKSIFERVNEMATRKGCTPSQLALAWVHHQGKDVCPIPGTTKIENFKQNIGALSVKLTPEEMVELESFVLEDAVKGERYMDDFATWKNSETPPFSSWKAV